The Agrococcus carbonis genome has a window encoding:
- the rdgB gene encoding RdgB/HAM1 family non-canonical purine NTP pyrophosphatase, translated as MSIGGSTGVDLVGGGLQVVVATHNPHKVEELARILAPLLPGVELLPYDGPEPVEDGETFEANALIKARAAHATTGLPALADDSGIEVDALGGAPGIHSARYAGTRDDRDNLELLLANLADASDRAARFVCAAAWVDADGELAVRGTWEGTIADAARGAGGFGYDPIFLPHDGGGRAAAELSADEKDALSHRRIAFTALAERIQRA; from the coding sequence GTGAGCATCGGCGGCTCGACGGGGGTCGACCTCGTCGGCGGGGGCCTGCAGGTGGTCGTCGCGACGCACAACCCGCACAAGGTCGAGGAGCTCGCGCGCATCCTCGCGCCGCTGCTGCCGGGCGTCGAGCTGCTGCCCTACGACGGCCCCGAGCCCGTCGAGGACGGCGAGACCTTCGAGGCCAACGCGCTCATCAAGGCGCGCGCCGCGCACGCGACGACGGGGCTGCCCGCCCTCGCGGACGACTCGGGCATCGAGGTCGACGCGCTCGGCGGCGCCCCCGGCATCCACTCGGCCCGCTACGCCGGCACGCGCGACGACCGCGACAACCTCGAGCTGCTGCTCGCGAACCTCGCCGACGCATCCGATCGCGCTGCGCGCTTCGTGTGCGCCGCCGCCTGGGTCGACGCCGACGGCGAGCTCGCGGTGCGCGGCACGTGGGAGGGCACGATCGCGGATGCGGCGCGCGGCGCCGGCGGGTTCGGGTACGACCCGATCTTCCTGCCGCACGACGGGGGCGGCCGCGCGGCCGCCGAGCTGTCGGCCGACGAGAAGGACGCGCTGAGCCAC